TCTCGGGATCCTGGTAGCCGACGGCGGCGGCGAGGTGGTGCAGGTTCCAGTAGCCGCCGTTGCCGATCACGAAGAACGGGATCGTGCGGCCGCCGATGTCGAGCTCGATGCGCTGGTAGTCGTGCACGTGGGCGGAGAGCACCATGTTCGGCACGCGCTTCGTCGCGTTGATGGCATCCTGCAGCTCCTTGCCCATCGTCGAGCTGCCGGAATGGTGGTCGTCGAACGAATAGACGGGGTGGTGCAGCGCGACGATCAGCGCCTTGTCCTTGGCGGCCTCGGCCATCTCCTTGTGGAACCAGGCGCGCTGGTCGTCGTCGATATAGCCGTGCTCGGGCACGTTGGTGTAGAGCCCGATGAAGGTCGCGACCGGCGTCACCAGCGTCCAGTAGAAGAACGGCTGGTTCAGCGCGGCGCGGTGCGAGTCGCGCGACTCGTGCGTGAACGTGCCGGGCGCCTCGGCGCAGAAGTTCTCGTAGAAGCCGAGCAGCGAGATGGACTCGCGCGTCAGCATCTCGCCGTCGTGGTTGCCGGGGATGCCGACGATGCTGAGCGGATAATGCTCGTAGGGCTCGTAGAACTGGTCCCAGTAGTCGGGGACCTCGCCGGTGTAATAGACGACGTCGCCGAGGTGGTAGAAGAAGCTGACCGGCGTCGTTGAGGGATTGTTGGCGGAGTCCTCCATGCCGCGCGCGACGAGATGCTGCGCCTCCGGCCTTTTGATGCCGCCGGTATCGCCGACGCAATGGATCGACATGCGCCCGAGCTTGGCGATGGCGGCGGTCTTCTCGGCGCCGATGATGTCCGCCAAGTCCATGCGATAGGGCAGCGGCGCGCGCGGCGTGAACTGCGCAGGGATCGGCGTCTTGTCGACGAGGCGCGGCGGCTCCTTGTGGGCGAGCGAGGCGCCGGGCTGGCGCGGGCGATGCGTCGGGGCGATTGTGGCAGACACGGGCATGCTCCAAATCGACGAACGAAGGCCCGGTTTGTAGCGATGGCGGACAACGCGCCAAAGACAACCATAGTCGTGCGACGAAAGCCGTCCGTGCCGGCGTCGATGCCGTCACACCGCTGTCGTGAGCGCCCTACTCCGCGGCGACGCCGGCTCGAGCGCGGCGCTTGCGGACCAGCTCGCGCGTCGCGGGGATCAGCACGCGGCCGTAGTCGATCGCATCGTCGAGAGGATCGAAGCCGCGGATGAGGAAGGTCGTCACGCCGAGATCGTAGTAGTCGAGCAGCGCGTCGGCGACCTGCTCCGGCGTGCCGACGAGCGCGGTCGAGTTCCAGCGGCCGCCGGACAGCGAGGCCATCTTGGTCCACAGCCGCTTGTCGAGCCGCTCGCCCTGCGCGACGGCGGCAAGCAGGCGATGCGCGCCGGTGTTTGCCGCCGGCGTCTTGGCGACGCCCGATGCCCGGTCCAGCGCCAACCCCTTCTGGTAGATCGCTTCGGCGCGCTCCCACGCGGCGGCCTCGGTGTCGGCGAGGATGGGGCGGAACGACAGGCTGAAGCGCGGCGCACGGCCGTGCGCGCGGGCGAGCGCCCGCACCTTTCCGGTAAGCTCGCGCACCTGCGCGTGCGTCTCGCCCCACAGCGCATAGACGTCGGCGTGCCGGGCGGCGACCCGCAGCGCGGCCTCGGACGCGCCGCCGAAGTAGACGGGGATGTGCGGCGCCCGCACGCTGCGGACGTTTGAATACGCACCTTCGACGCGGTAGAAGCGGCCCTCGTGGTCGAACGGCGTGTCGCTGGTCCACTCCGCCTTCATCACGTCGAGGTACTCGTCGGTGCGCGCATAGCGGTCGTCCTTGCCGAGAAAGTCGCCGTCCTGGCGCTGCTCGGCATCGTCGCCGCCGGTGATGATGTGCACGGCGACGCGGCCGCCCGTCAGCCGATCGAGCGTCGCGAGCTGGCGCGCCGCCACCGTCGGCGCGGTGAAGCCCGGCCGATGCGCGATCATCAGGTTCAGCGTCTCGGTCACCGCGCCGGCGTGGGCGGCGACGAGCAGGCTGTCCGGCGACGTCGAGTGGAAGGCGACGAGCGCGCGGTCGAAGCCCGAGGCCTCGTGCGCGCGGGCGACGGTCGCGATGTAGTCGACGTCGATCACCGGGCCTGTCGCGGGATGGATTTCCGAGACGGGCTGGGTGTTGACGTAGCCGATGAACTCGACGCCGGACTCGGGCAGGCTCATGAGGTCCTTCCTTTCTCGCGGACTTTTTTAGCGGCCGCCCGCTCAGGCCAGGGCGGCACGCCCGAGCATGGTGCGCACGGAATCGTCCTGCGGCGTGTGAACGCGGCCGCACAGCGCGTCGCGCAGGTGGCGCTCGAGCGGGTTCGCGCGGGTGAGGCCGTGGTTACCGCAGAGGCTCAGCGCGAGGTCGCAGACCTCGACCGCATTGTTGGTGACGACCGACTTGATGACATGCGCGTCCTCGGCCTTCGGATTGGCACCGGCATCCGCCTCGGCCGCGAAGCTGTCGACGAGCCGCGCATTGGTGCGCAGCAAAACCTCGATGCGGCCGACGACCTCCTGCGAGCGCGGAAGGGTCGCGAGCGGCGTGCCGAGGCTCGACGGCACGCGGGTCTTGAGGAAGCCGACGAGCCAGTCGCGCGCGGCGCGGCCGATGCCGTCGTAGAGCGCGGCAAGCATGATGCCGTTCTCGACATGCTGCGCCCGCGCGTCGGCCGGCGTCCACGCCGACGGCGCCCGCAGGTCGACGGCGTGGTCGTGCGGGATGACGACATCCTCGAAGACGACGTCGTGGCTGGCGCTGGCCCGCAGCCCGACATGGTCCCAGGTCTCCTCGATCCGCGTGCCCGGCAGCCCCGCCGGCACCAGGAACTGACCGACGAGCGGGCTCTCGTCGGAGGTGCGACTCCAAACCAGATACCAGGAGAGGACCGGCGACCCCGTGGAGTAGATCTTGCGGCCCGAGAGATGCCAGCCGTCGTCGCAACGCGTCGCCGTCGTCGCCGGCAGGCCGCCGCGCGCGGGCGAGCCGAGCTCGGGCTCGACGCGCAGCGCGTTGATCAGCGCATGGTCAGCCTCGCGCCCCACCCACTCCGTGAGATGCGCCGGCCAGCGCGTGCTGCGGGCGATCGCCGCCTGGTGGATATAGTGCATCGCCAGCACGAGGGCCGTCGCCGGCTCGCCCTGCGCGACGAGGCCGGTGACGCGCGCCGCCGTCCGCAGCCCGGCCCCGTCGCCGCCCAGAGCGCGCG
This Beijerinckiaceae bacterium RH AL1 DNA region includes the following protein-coding sequences:
- a CDS encoding hypothetical protein (ID:RHAL1_02404;~conserved protein of unknown function;~source:Prodigal:2.6), whose translation is MSATIAPTHRPRQPGASLAHKEPPRLVDKTPIPAQFTPRAPLPYRMDLADIIGAEKTAAIAKLGRMSIHCVGDTGGIKRPEAQHLVARGMEDSANNPSTTPVSFFYHLGDVVYYTGEVPDYWDQFYEPYEHYPLSIVGIPGNHDGEMLTRESISLLGFYENFCAEAPGTFTHESRDSHRAALNQPFFYWTLVTPVATFIGLYTNVPEHGYIDDDQRAWFHKEMAEAAKDKALIVALHHPVYSFDDHHSGSSTMGKELQDAINATKRVPNMVLSAHVHDYQRIELDIGGRTIPFFVIGNGGYWNLHHLAAAVGYQDPETEAKLVSGVDTHHGFMTFEIGRTVINGNFTTVPRPQDSWSDPKAYNMKFDVFSYTARAMFLGEGESVTLVPDEGSHLPPHHGQGGVDDGSAGQGGGAGQSGGHHPGHQGNGHHAHGHAGAASPPN
- a CDS encoding Alkanesulfonate monooxygenase (ID:RHAL1_02405;~source:Prodigal:2.6); this encodes MSLPESGVEFIGYVNTQPVSEIHPATGPVIDVDYIATVARAHEASGFDRALVAFHSTSPDSLLVAAHAGAVTETLNLMIAHRPGFTAPTVAARQLATLDRLTGGRVAVHIITGGDDAEQRQDGDFLGKDDRYARTDEYLDVMKAEWTSDTPFDHEGRFYRVEGAYSNVRSVRAPHIPVYFGGASEAALRVAARHADVYALWGETHAQVRELTGKVRALARAHGRAPRFSLSFRPILADTEAAAWERAEAIYQKGLALDRASGVAKTPAANTGAHRLLAAVAQGERLDKRLWTKMASLSGGRWNSTALVGTPEQVADALLDYYDLGVTTFLIRGFDPLDDAIDYGRVLIPATRELVRKRRARAGVAAE
- a CDS encoding Acyl-CoA dehydrogenase (ID:RHAL1_02406;~source:Prodigal:2.6) translates to MSGSLDRTRVTAEDRARALVPRFAAAAAAHDRDASFPFENFSALREARLLALRTPRALGGDGAGLRTAARVTGLVAQGEPATALVLAMHYIHQAAIARSTRWPAHLTEWVGREADHALINALRVEPELGSPARGGLPATTATRCDDGWHLSGRKIYSTGSPVLSWYLVWSRTSDESPLVGQFLVPAGLPGTRIEETWDHVGLRASASHDVVFEDVVIPHDHAVDLRAPSAWTPADARAQHVENGIMLAALYDGIGRAARDWLVGFLKTRVPSSLGTPLATLPRSQEVVGRIEVLLRTNARLVDSFAAEADAGANPKAEDAHVIKSVVTNNAVEVCDLALSLCGNHGLTRANPLERHLRDALCGRVHTPQDDSVRTMLGRAALA